Proteins found in one Corallococcus exiguus genomic segment:
- a CDS encoding serine/threonine-protein kinase, with the protein MRPPPAILAPGAEVLGYTVERQLGQGGFGTVYLASNAGQPFALKLLYLPRAGERVEREVSILLKLHHPHVVSLQGYGLWPPREPRFAIIVMEYVDGRRLDLWADEENPSARRVTRVLLDVARALAATHAEGVLHRDVKEANIMVRASDGPAKLLDFGIGDYTGARDLTVDILPPATPEFRAPEAWRYFRQYARVLGARYEAGAADDLWALGVVLYWLLTGRRPFDGEDDADFIEAVLTRTPVPPHEVNERVPHALSDVCLRLLEKTPETRTPSALAVVAALEEVLRGADAAWDVPLCDAFGEDTATTESALDSVEKWMNRPRHRPRRGMRAPPEAPPTPAGATPPETTAKPRHSLRAWAVVVTALVLITTGALLLRGAAGPSGAVTLRQEVAPTDKSTQSDRAVAPNGTEAITAAVALPATLQEVAATVTTQLPEAPYLPLSSKPAKKVRSVMTRTAGMVTCTALLGCPGPQVRPPPPPEPCPVGAVKAMKERGVRTGDSHGAVFVFSSPQIIRVHEGPAQVILVGPWNDLPSNTELSGRLIVRDRVYGRLTWATTPKGDSFPVCLDLLSEEGDRGMAREPGDDSPTSARIYTTAGVKAVREFE; encoded by the coding sequence ATGAGGCCACCCCCCGCCATCCTGGCACCCGGGGCGGAGGTGCTGGGCTACACGGTGGAGCGCCAGCTGGGTCAGGGCGGCTTCGGCACGGTGTATCTCGCGAGCAACGCGGGACAGCCATTCGCCTTGAAGCTGCTGTACCTGCCGCGTGCAGGCGAGCGGGTGGAACGGGAGGTCTCCATCCTCCTGAAGCTTCACCACCCCCACGTCGTGAGCCTCCAGGGTTACGGGCTGTGGCCCCCACGCGAGCCGCGCTTCGCGATCATCGTGATGGAGTACGTGGACGGGCGCAGGTTGGACCTCTGGGCCGACGAGGAGAATCCCTCCGCGCGCCGGGTGACCCGGGTGTTGCTGGACGTGGCGCGGGCGCTCGCCGCGACGCATGCGGAGGGGGTGCTGCACCGGGACGTGAAGGAGGCCAACATCATGGTGCGCGCCTCGGACGGCCCGGCCAAGCTGTTGGACTTCGGCATTGGCGACTACACCGGCGCGCGTGACTTGACGGTGGACATCCTCCCACCCGCGACGCCGGAGTTCCGGGCGCCCGAAGCGTGGAGGTACTTCCGGCAGTATGCCCGGGTGCTCGGGGCCCGCTACGAGGCGGGCGCGGCGGATGACCTCTGGGCGCTGGGCGTGGTCCTCTACTGGCTGCTGACGGGGCGCAGGCCTTTCGATGGCGAGGACGACGCGGACTTCATCGAGGCCGTGCTCACGCGGACGCCCGTGCCACCGCATGAAGTGAACGAGCGCGTGCCACATGCGTTGAGCGACGTGTGCCTGCGGCTGCTGGAGAAGACACCCGAGACTCGCACACCGAGCGCCCTGGCCGTCGTGGCCGCGCTGGAGGAAGTCTTGCGGGGCGCGGACGCTGCGTGGGACGTGCCCCTGTGCGACGCGTTCGGTGAAGACACCGCGACGACGGAAAGCGCGCTGGACAGCGTCGAGAAGTGGATGAACCGTCCCCGCCACCGGCCCCGGCGGGGCATGCGCGCGCCGCCGGAGGCTCCACCGACTCCAGCCGGAGCCACGCCGCCGGAGACGACGGCGAAGCCACGACATTCCTTGCGCGCGTGGGCGGTGGTGGTGACGGCCCTGGTGCTGATCACCACGGGCGCGCTGCTGCTGCGCGGGGCAGCGGGGCCTTCAGGAGCAGTCACGCTTCGTCAGGAAGTAGCGCCCACTGACAAGTCGACTCAATCTGACCGGGCCGTGGCTCCCAACGGGACAGAGGCCATCACCGCGGCCGTCGCACTTCCCGCGACGCTCCAGGAGGTTGCCGCCACCGTGACGACGCAGCTGCCAGAAGCTCCCTATCTTCCACTCTCCTCGAAGCCCGCGAAGAAGGTCCGGAGCGTCATGACGCGTACGGCGGGCATGGTCACCTGCACTGCGTTGCTGGGATGCCCCGGTCCCCAGGTACGTCCACCCCCGCCGCCAGAGCCCTGCCCGGTGGGCGCGGTGAAGGCCATGAAGGAACGGGGCGTCCGTACTGGGGACAGTCACGGAGCCGTCTTCGTCTTCTCCAGTCCGCAGATCATTCGGGTCCACGAAGGCCCTGCTCAGGTGATCCTGGTCGGCCCTTGGAATGATCTACCGAGCAACACTGAGCTGTCAGGCCGGCTCATCGTGAGGGACCGCGTCTATGGGCGCCTGACGTGGGCGACAACGCCGAAGGGTGACAGCTTTCCGGTGTGCCTGGACCTCCTCTCGGAGGAAGGAGACCGGGGAATGGCGAGGGAGCCTGGAGACGACTCCCCCACGAGTGCCCGCATCTACACGACCGCGGGTGTGAAGGCGGTACGTGAGTTCGAGTAG
- a CDS encoding DUF2381 family protein, whose product MPSSSTVVLLGLLFTSAAAFAQSEVLASGPGARRIELSPDESPSASEIMISAGLSTGFYFDSDLRRDGMELEGRERFSLVDMGQATLRLIPSSRVVPGERFRLVVRFKDGAAPVSATFLLRVHPAKAEPLVEVYRGTRTLETYQQEVQEVRAELARCQEENSRLVAEHEAPSGLTGLLATQALDKNGVTARTVTKDIHPSHDDALAAILVTTYRTKGAVAVVVQLATKAGARPWSTKGATLRGKTGAELKVLRVWQQQLIPLGEARSIVVEAEAPDAGVQGPYSLKLWEDGPRTITLGNVTFP is encoded by the coding sequence GTGCCCTCTTCATCCACCGTCGTACTCCTGGGACTCCTGTTCACAAGTGCGGCGGCGTTCGCGCAGTCCGAGGTCCTGGCCTCCGGCCCGGGCGCACGCCGCATCGAACTGAGTCCAGACGAGAGTCCTTCCGCCTCCGAAATCATGATCAGCGCGGGCCTCTCCACGGGCTTCTATTTCGATTCGGACCTGAGGCGGGACGGAATGGAGCTGGAGGGAAGGGAGCGCTTCTCCCTGGTGGACATGGGGCAGGCCACGCTCCGCTTGATTCCGTCCTCGCGCGTGGTTCCAGGCGAGCGTTTCCGGCTGGTCGTGCGCTTCAAGGACGGTGCGGCACCGGTGAGCGCGACCTTTCTCCTGCGGGTGCATCCCGCGAAGGCGGAGCCCCTCGTCGAAGTCTATCGCGGGACACGAACGCTCGAGACCTATCAGCAGGAGGTCCAAGAGGTTCGTGCGGAGCTGGCGCGATGCCAGGAAGAGAACTCCCGGCTGGTGGCCGAACATGAGGCCCCCAGCGGGCTGACGGGGCTGCTCGCCACCCAGGCCCTTGATAAGAATGGTGTGACCGCACGGACCGTGACCAAGGACATCCATCCGTCTCATGACGATGCTCTGGCGGCCATCCTCGTCACGACCTACCGCACCAAGGGGGCTGTTGCCGTGGTCGTCCAGTTGGCGACGAAGGCAGGCGCACGCCCCTGGAGCACGAAGGGAGCAACGCTCCGGGGCAAGACCGGAGCGGAGTTGAAGGTCCTCCGCGTCTGGCAGCAACAGCTCATCCCCCTGGGTGAGGCCCGAAGCATCGTGGTCGAGGCCGAAGCTCCTGATGCTGGTGTCCAGGGACCGTACTCCCTCAAGCTCTGGGAGGACGGACCGCGCACCATCACGCTGGGCAACGTGACGTTTCCATAA
- a CDS encoding DUF2019 domain-containing protein: MTEDLQKLVAKFAQHAAAQTDAIWRGDANAANKHADESIAAFKRMRTHGDVGRDALATLFTHPRMDVRTAAAALLLRYRTAEAKAVLEEAAKGKGLIPFEAKEALKRWEEGTWSLDPA, encoded by the coding sequence GTGACGGAAGACCTTCAGAAGCTCGTCGCGAAGTTCGCGCAGCATGCGGCGGCGCAAACCGATGCCATCTGGCGAGGCGACGCGAACGCCGCGAACAAGCACGCGGATGAATCCATTGCGGCGTTCAAACGGATGAGGACCCACGGCGATGTCGGTCGGGACGCGCTCGCAACTCTCTTCACCCATCCACGGATGGATGTTCGAACGGCAGCGGCGGCACTGCTCCTGCGGTATCGCACCGCCGAAGCCAAGGCCGTGTTGGAGGAGGCTGCGAAGGGCAAGGGGCTGATCCCCTTCGAAGCGAAGGAGGCACTGAAGCGCTGGGAAGAAGGGACCTGGTCCCTGGACCCCGCGTGA